Proteins encoded in a region of the Falco rusticolus isolate bFalRus1 chromosome 10, bFalRus1.pri, whole genome shotgun sequence genome:
- the LOC119154355 gene encoding aldehyde dehydrogenase family 3 member B1-like isoform X2, whose translation MGKPPFEAEFSEILLCKNELHETLNNLSHWMKDEQVDRNLATQLDSAFIRRDPYGVVLIIGSWNYPIHLFLVPLIGAIAAGNCAIIKPSEMTKNTETLVGEVLPSYLDTDCFAVVTAGVQETTRLLENKFDYVFFTGSPSVGRIVMTAAAKHLTPVTLELGGKNPCYVSDTCDVQNVARRVAWGRFFNAGQTCIAPDYVLCSLEMQEKLMPALREAITEFYGPNPQESPDFGRMVGDKHFQRVQALLRSGRVAIGGQTDEKERYIAPTVLVDVQHSDPIMQEEIFGPILPIVVVASVDEAIDFINSLEWPLAVYAFSSDDKVVKQVLERTSSGGFCGNDTLMHVTLTSLPFGGIGSSGLGMYHGKFTFETFSHHRGCLHRGMGREAINSLRYPPYSRQKLGIVRAASEVKRKGACILL comes from the exons ATGGGCAAG CCACCCTTTGAAGCCGAATTCTCAGAGATCCTCCTCTGCAAGAATGAGCTCCACGAGACCCTGAACAACCTGTCCCACTGGATGAAGGACGAGCAGGTGGACAGGAATCTg GCGACACAGCTGGACTCGGCCTTCATCCGCAGGGATCCGTACGGGGTGGTGCTCATCATCGGGTCCTGGAACTACCCCATCCACCTCTTCCTGGTGCCCCTCATTGGGGCCATCGCTGCCG GCAACTGTGCCATCATCAAACCCTCGGAGATGACCAAGAACACCGAGACACTCGTGGGTGAAGTGCTGCCCAGCTACCTGGACACG GACTGCTTTGCCGTGGTGACCGCGGGTGTGCAGGAGACCACCAGGCTGCTGGAGAACAAGTTTGACTACGTCTTCTTCACTG GCAGCCCCTCCGTGGGGAGGATCGTGATGACAGCTGCTGCCAAGCACCTGACGCCAGTAACACTGGAGCTGGGGGGCAAGAACCCCTGCTACGTGTCTGACACCTGCGATGTGCAGAACGTGGCCCGGCGCGTGGCCTGGGGCCGCTTCTTCAATGCGGGGCAGACCTGCATTGCGCCCGACTACgtgctgtgcagcctggagaTGCAGGAGAAGCTGATGCCTGCCCTGCGTGAGGCCATCACTGAGTTTTACGGCCCCAACCCGCAGGAATCCCCTGACTTCGGCCGCATGGTGGGGGACAAGCACTTCCAGCGGGTGCAGGCACTGCTGCGCAGCGGGCGTGTGGCCATCGGGGGACAGACGGATGAGAAGGAGCGCTACATCG CTCCCACGGTGCTGGTGGACGTGCAGCACTCTGATCCTATCATGCAGGAGGAGATCTTCGGCCCCATCCTGCCCATTGTTGTTGTGGCCAGTGTGGACGAAGCCATTGACTTTATCAACAGCCTTGAGTGGCCACTGGCTGTGTATGCCTTCTCCTCCGACGACAAG GTGGTGAAACAGGTCCTGGAGCGGACAAGCAGCGGTGGCTTCTGTGGCAACGACACCCTGATGCACGTGACATTGACCTCGCTGCCCTTTGGTGGAATTG GGAGCAGCGGCTTGGGGATGTACCATGGCAAGTTCACCTTCGAAACCTTCAGCCACCACCGTGGCTGCCTACACCGCGGCATGGGCCGGGAGGCCATCAACAGCCTGCGCTACCCGCCCTACAGCCGGCAGAAGCTGGGCATCGTCCGGGCTGCCTCCGAGGTGAAGCGCAAGGGGGCCTGCATCCTGCTCTGA